The proteins below come from a single Synechococcus sp. WH 8101 genomic window:
- the mtnB gene encoding methylthioribulose 1-phosphate dehydratase — MQKQVSTAADQLVDVIQKLHHRGWCDGTGGNFSLVLEREPLRLLMAPSGVDKGRVQADQLIEVNREGAVISGSGKASAETLLHLRIIEDCQAGAVLHTHSLTATLLSNHHQKLGGIHLEGWEMLKGLAGVTTHDTSVQIPIIANHQNLQLLSQKAAEHLPNAAHGLLVAGHGLYAWGETLEAAQRHVEILEFLLNLHWRQHLLH, encoded by the coding sequence ATGCAAAAGCAGGTGTCAACGGCAGCAGATCAGCTGGTGGATGTGATCCAAAAGCTTCACCATCGGGGCTGGTGTGATGGGACCGGTGGAAATTTCAGCCTGGTGCTCGAACGGGAGCCGCTGCGCTTATTGATGGCGCCCAGCGGAGTGGACAAGGGCAGGGTGCAGGCCGACCAGTTGATTGAGGTGAATCGTGAAGGCGCTGTGATCTCCGGCAGCGGCAAGGCGAGTGCTGAAACTCTCCTCCACCTGCGGATCATCGAGGACTGCCAGGCCGGTGCGGTGCTTCACACCCACTCCCTCACCGCCACACTGCTGTCAAACCATCATCAGAAGCTTGGCGGCATTCATCTGGAGGGATGGGAAATGCTCAAAGGACTGGCTGGCGTGACCACCCATGACACCTCAGTGCAGATCCCCATCATCGCCAATCACCAGAATCTGCAGCTGCTCAGTCAGAAAGCCGCTGAACATTTACCCAACGCTGCCCATGGCTTGCTGGTGGCTGGCCACGGCCTGTACGCCTGGGGCGAAACGCTGGAGGCAGCCCAACGCCATGTGGAGATCTTGGAATTCTTGCTGAACCTGCACTGGCGGCAACACCTCTTGCACTGA
- the petD gene encoding cytochrome b6-f complex subunit IV, which translates to MHILKKPDLTDPKLRAKLAKGMGHNYYGEPAWPNDLLYIFPVVILGTIACIVGLAVLDPAMLGDKADPFATPLEILPEWYLYPVFQILRVVPNKLLGIALQTLVPLGLMLVPFIESFNKFQNPFRRPVAMAVFLFGTVTTIYLGIGAALPIDKSLTLGLF; encoded by the coding sequence ATGCACATCCTCAAGAAGCCGGATCTCACTGATCCCAAGTTGCGGGCCAAGTTGGCCAAGGGCATGGGTCACAACTATTACGGCGAACCCGCCTGGCCTAATGATCTGCTCTATATCTTCCCTGTCGTTATCCTGGGAACGATCGCCTGCATCGTGGGTCTGGCTGTTCTCGATCCCGCCATGCTGGGCGACAAGGCTGATCCCTTCGCCACCCCTCTGGAAATCCTCCCCGAGTGGTACCTCTACCCGGTCTTCCAGATTCTGAGGGTTGTTCCGAACAAGCTCCTCGGAATCGCGCTCCAGACCTTGGTTCCCTTGGGTTTGATGTTGGTGCCTTTCATTGAGAGCTTCAACAAGTTCCAGAACCCGTTCCGTCGTCCGGTTGCCATGGCGGTCTTCCTCTTCGGAACGGTCACCACGATCTATCTCGGCATCGGTGCAGCCCTGCCGATTGATAAGTCTCTCACCCTCGGTCTGTTCTGA
- the petB gene encoding cytochrome b6, with product MANSSPVYDWFQERLEIQDIADDISSKYVPPHVNIFYCLGGITLVCFLIQFATGFAMTFYYKPTVAEAYSSVQYLMTDVSFGWLIRSVHRWSASMMVLMLILHVFRVYLTGGFKRPRELTWVTGVTMAVITVSFGVTGYSLPWDQVGYWAVKIVSGVPAAIPVVGDFMVELLRGGESVGQSTLTRFYSLHTFVMPWLLAVFMLMHFLMIRKQGISGPL from the coding sequence ATGGCGAACTCCTCACCCGTCTACGACTGGTTCCAGGAACGTCTTGAAATCCAAGACATCGCTGATGACATCAGCAGCAAGTACGTGCCCCCCCACGTCAACATCTTCTATTGCCTGGGCGGCATCACCCTGGTCTGCTTCCTGATCCAGTTTGCGACTGGATTTGCGATGACCTTCTATTACAAGCCCACGGTGGCTGAGGCTTACAGCTCGGTTCAGTATCTGATGACCGACGTCAGCTTCGGTTGGCTGATTCGCTCCGTGCACCGCTGGAGCGCTTCCATGATGGTGTTGATGCTGATCCTGCACGTCTTCCGCGTGTATCTCACCGGTGGCTTCAAGCGTCCCCGCGAACTCACCTGGGTGACGGGCGTCACCATGGCCGTGATCACCGTGTCCTTTGGTGTGACCGGGTATTCCCTCCCTTGGGATCAGGTGGGTTACTGGGCCGTGAAGATTGTGTCGGGTGTGCCTGCTGCCATTCCTGTGGTGGGTGACTTCATGGTTGAACTGCTGCGCGGTGGTGAGAGCGTCGGTCAGTCCACGCTGACGCGCTTTTACAGCCTCCACACGTTTGTGATGCCTTGGTTGCTGGCCGTGTTCATGCTGATGCACTTCCTAATGATTCGGAAGCAGGGCATCTCCGGTCCCTTGTGA
- the mtnC gene encoding acireductone synthase, translating to MTQYLLLDIEGTTCPISFVADVLFPYASQHLATFLQQHGQDPDIAAILEAAWQEWEQDPDPKQQSNLRQVEEQKRESLQAITHYLQDLIDADRKSTALKDLQGHLWNQGFQCGAIQAEFYPETIRCLQQWHQAGLQLAVYSSGSIQAQQLLYGHTEAGDLRGLFCGWFDTRTGNKKEASSYRAISKQLQCEPQSITFISDSRAECDAAKSAGLQVLFSLRPGNPDQEPGRHTVITSLDQVNTIFTTPQR from the coding sequence ATGACGCAATACCTGCTCCTCGACATTGAGGGAACCACCTGCCCGATCAGCTTCGTGGCCGACGTGTTGTTTCCCTATGCCTCTCAGCACCTGGCAACCTTCCTACAACAGCATGGGCAAGACCCAGACATTGCCGCAATCCTGGAAGCGGCCTGGCAGGAATGGGAACAGGATCCAGATCCGAAACAGCAGAGCAATCTGCGCCAAGTGGAGGAGCAAAAACGGGAATCTCTGCAGGCCATCACACACTATTTGCAAGATCTCATCGATGCCGACAGAAAGTCGACAGCACTCAAAGATCTGCAGGGCCACCTCTGGAACCAAGGCTTCCAATGCGGGGCCATTCAGGCCGAGTTCTACCCAGAAACCATCCGTTGCTTACAACAATGGCATCAGGCTGGCTTGCAGCTGGCAGTGTATTCCTCCGGGAGCATCCAGGCCCAACAATTGCTCTATGGCCACACGGAAGCGGGCGACCTCAGAGGACTCTTTTGCGGCTGGTTTGACACCCGCACAGGCAACAAAAAAGAAGCCTCAAGCTACAGAGCGATCAGCAAACAGCTCCAATGCGAACCTCAGAGCATCACATTCATCAGTGACAGCCGCGCTGAATGCGATGCAGCGAAAAGCGCAGGATTGCAGGTGTTGTTTAGCCTGCGCCCAGGCAATCCTGATCAGGAACCGGGCCGACACACCGTGATCACTTCACTGGATCAGGTGAACACAATCTTCACCACGCCTCAACGGTAG
- a CDS encoding glycoside hydrolase 100 family protein, with product MAGRFSQQHQRVRPSSKEDQVVQKAREHFERTLVPVAGSLAGSVAALEHPSLDGALNYGEIFLRDNVPVMVYLLTQRRFEVVRQFLSVCLDLQSTTYQTRGVFPTSFVEENQELIADYGQRSIGRITSVDASLWWPVLCWLYVKHSGDHAFGSSQKVQRGIQLLLDLVLHPTFEGTPVLFVPDCAFMIDRPMDVWGAPLEVEVLLFGSLRSCIQLMELSRSQHKSRLLDQRLVLTRQWVHDLRRFLLKHYWVTSKTMQVLRRRPTEQYGENQHQNEFNVQPQVIPDWLQDWLENRGGYLIGNMRTGRPDFRFYSLGNSLGCLFGLLTSPQQRALFRLVLHNRDHLMAQMPMRICHPPMDGLEWQNKTGSDPKNWPWSYHNGGHWPSLLWFFGASILLHERRNPHADVLLMGQMKALLEESYWSHLNQLPRQQWAEYFDGPTGTWVGQQSRTYQTWTIVGFLLLHHFLRVNPDDVELLDLEELQPSTQQP from the coding sequence ATGGCAGGACGCTTCAGCCAGCAGCACCAACGGGTACGGCCAAGCTCCAAGGAAGACCAGGTGGTGCAAAAAGCCCGGGAACATTTCGAACGCACCCTGGTGCCCGTGGCGGGATCCCTGGCGGGAAGCGTCGCTGCCCTGGAACACCCCAGCCTTGATGGCGCCCTCAATTACGGCGAAATATTCCTGCGCGACAACGTGCCGGTGATGGTCTACCTGCTCACCCAGAGGCGCTTCGAGGTGGTGCGGCAGTTCCTGAGTGTGTGCCTGGACCTTCAGAGCACCACATACCAAACCCGTGGCGTGTTCCCGACCAGCTTTGTGGAGGAAAACCAGGAGCTGATCGCCGATTACGGCCAGCGCTCCATCGGGCGGATCACTTCCGTGGACGCCAGCCTCTGGTGGCCGGTGCTCTGCTGGCTGTACGTGAAACACAGTGGTGATCACGCCTTCGGGTCGAGCCAGAAGGTGCAACGCGGGATCCAACTCCTGCTCGATCTGGTGCTGCATCCCACCTTCGAGGGCACACCGGTGCTGTTTGTTCCCGATTGCGCCTTCATGATCGACCGTCCCATGGACGTGTGGGGAGCGCCCCTGGAAGTGGAGGTGCTGCTCTTCGGCTCTCTACGCAGCTGCATCCAGCTGATGGAGCTGTCGCGGAGCCAGCACAAAAGCCGCCTGCTGGACCAACGCCTGGTGCTGACGCGCCAATGGGTGCATGATCTACGGCGCTTTCTGCTCAAGCACTACTGGGTCACCAGCAAAACCATGCAAGTGCTGCGCCGGCGCCCCACCGAGCAGTACGGCGAGAACCAACATCAGAATGAATTCAACGTGCAGCCTCAGGTGATTCCCGACTGGCTGCAGGATTGGCTGGAAAACCGGGGCGGCTACCTGATCGGCAACATGCGGACAGGCCGACCCGATTTCCGTTTCTACAGCCTTGGCAACTCGCTCGGCTGCCTCTTCGGCCTGCTCACCAGTCCGCAGCAGCGCGCCCTGTTCCGACTGGTGCTCCACAACCGCGACCATCTGATGGCACAGATGCCGATGCGGATCTGTCATCCACCGATGGATGGGCTCGAGTGGCAGAACAAAACCGGATCGGATCCGAAAAACTGGCCCTGGAGCTACCACAACGGTGGCCACTGGCCGAGTTTGCTCTGGTTCTTCGGCGCCTCGATCCTGCTGCATGAACGGCGCAACCCTCACGCGGATGTGCTGTTGATGGGCCAGATGAAAGCACTCCTGGAGGAGAGCTATTGGAGCCACCTCAATCAGTTGCCCCGTCAGCAGTGGGCCGAATACTTTGATGGCCCCACCGGCACCTGGGTTGGACAGCAGTCACGCACCTACCAGACCTGGACCATCGTGGGGTTTCTGCTGCTTCACCACTTTCTCCGGGTCAATCCCGACGATGTGGAGCTGCTCGATCTCGAGGAGCTGCAACCGAGCACCCAGCAGCCATAA